In Callospermophilus lateralis isolate mCalLat2 chromosome 4, mCalLat2.hap1, whole genome shotgun sequence, one genomic interval encodes:
- the Rtl6 gene encoding retrotransposon Gag-like protein 6 has protein sequence MVQPQTSKAESTASAASANAQMDDVIDTLTSLRLTNSALRREASTLRAEKANLTNMLESVMAELTLLRTRARIPGALQITPPISAISSNGTRPMTTPPTSLPEPFSGDPGQLAGFLMQMDRFMIFQASRFPGEAERVAFLVSRLTGEAEKWAIPHMQPDSPLRNNYQGFLAELRRTYKSPLRHARRAQIRKTSASNRAVRERQMLCRQLAAAGTGPCPVHPASNGTSPAPALPTRARNL, from the coding sequence ATGGTCCAGCCGCAGACCTCCAAAGCCGAAAGCACGGCCTCGGCAGCTTCTGCAAACGCCCAGATGGATGACGTGATCGACACCCTGACCTCCCTGCGCCTCACCAACTCTGCGCTGAGGCGGGAGGCCTCCACGCTGCGGGCCGAGAAGGCCAACCTCACCAACATGCTGGAGAGCGTGATGGCCGAGCTGACCTTGCTGCGCACCAGGGCGCGCATCCCGGGGGCTCTGCAGATCACCCCGCCCATCTCTGCCATCAGCTCCAACGGGACCCGACCCATGACCACACCTCCAACTTCTCTGCCAGAGCCCTTTTCTGGAGACCCAGGCCAGCTGGCGGGATTCCTGATGCAGATGGACAGATTCATGATCTTCCAGGCCTCCCGCTTTCCAGGTGAGGCCGAGCGAGTGGCCTTCCTTGTGTCCCGTCTGACAGGGGAGGCGGAGAAGTGGGCCATTCCCCACATGCAGCCAGACAGCCCCTTGCGAAACAACTATCAGGGCTTCCTGGCCGAGTTGCGGAGAACCTACAAGTCCCCGCTGAGGCATGCGCGGCGCGCCCAAATCAGGAAGACTTCCGCCTCCAACAGAGCCGTGCGCGAGCGCCAGATGCTGTGCCGCCAACTGGCCGCAGCGGGAACCGGGCCCTGCCCTGTGCATCCGGCCTCCAACGGGACCAGTCCAGCGCCAGCCCTGCCCACCCGAGCCAGGAACCTTTAG